Proteins encoded by one window of Flagellimonas lutaonensis:
- a CDS encoding acyl-CoA carboxylase subunit beta, protein MDSKIKKLQDRIAQAHLGGGEKRIEKQHAKNKLTARERIEYLLDEGSFEEMGILVTHRTTDFGMDKEIYFGDGVVTGYGTINGRLVYVYAQDFTVFGGALSETHAEKICKVMDLAMKVGAPVIGLNDSGGARIQEGVKSLGGYADIFYRNVQASGVIPQISAIMGPCAGGAVYSPAMTDFIIMVEQTSYMFVTGPNVVKTVTNEEVTSEELGGASTHATKSGVAHKTSPNDAACLEDIKKLLEYLPQNNRETAKKLQYELGDEIREQLRNIVPDNPNKPYDMHAVIEGIIDGESFYEIHKEYAENIIVGFARLAGRSIGVIANQPMFLAGVLGVKSSTKAARFTRFCDAFNIPLLVLVDVPGFLPGTDQEWNGIINHGAKLLYALSEATVPRVTVITRKAYGGAYDVMNSKHIGADFNFAWPTAEIAVMGAKGASEIIFRREIAAAEDPEAKLKEKEAEYAEKFANPYRAARRGFIDEVILPENTRRKLIKAFAMLEKKKVKPPKKKHGNIPL, encoded by the coding sequence ATGGATTCCAAAATCAAGAAATTACAAGATAGAATTGCCCAAGCCCATTTGGGCGGTGGCGAAAAGCGTATCGAAAAACAGCATGCAAAAAATAAATTGACCGCCCGCGAGCGAATTGAGTACCTGCTCGATGAAGGCTCGTTTGAAGAAATGGGCATTTTGGTCACCCACCGCACGACAGATTTCGGAATGGACAAGGAAATCTATTTTGGTGATGGGGTGGTCACCGGTTATGGAACCATCAACGGGCGATTGGTCTATGTGTATGCACAAGACTTTACGGTTTTTGGCGGGGCTTTGTCAGAGACCCATGCCGAAAAAATCTGTAAGGTGATGGACCTTGCCATGAAGGTGGGCGCGCCCGTCATTGGTTTGAACGATTCGGGCGGCGCACGAATTCAAGAGGGAGTGAAATCGCTGGGCGGCTATGCCGATATTTTTTATAGAAACGTACAGGCTTCGGGGGTGATTCCGCAAATCTCTGCCATCATGGGGCCTTGTGCGGGGGGTGCGGTTTATTCGCCCGCCATGACAGATTTTATCATCATGGTCGAGCAGACCAGTTATATGTTCGTAACGGGGCCTAACGTGGTTAAAACGGTGACCAATGAGGAGGTGACCTCAGAAGAATTAGGTGGTGCGAGCACGCATGCCACCAAATCAGGGGTGGCCCATAAGACCTCTCCGAACGATGCCGCTTGTTTGGAGGACATCAAAAAACTGTTGGAGTATTTACCGCAGAACAATAGGGAAACCGCCAAAAAGCTTCAGTACGAGCTAGGTGATGAAATTCGTGAACAACTTAGGAACATTGTGCCAGACAACCCCAACAAACCGTACGACATGCATGCGGTTATCGAGGGCATTATTGACGGGGAGTCCTTCTATGAAATCCATAAAGAGTATGCCGAGAACATTATTGTGGGCTTTGCCCGTTTGGCGGGTAGAAGTATCGGGGTCATTGCCAATCAGCCTATGTTTTTGGCAGGGGTGCTGGGGGTAAAGAGCTCGACAAAGGCGGCCCGGTTTACACGGTTCTGTGATGCGTTCAATATTCCGTTGTTGGTATTGGTCGATGTGCCTGGGTTCTTGCCTGGCACCGATCAAGAGTGGAACGGTATCATCAACCACGGGGCAAAACTGTTGTACGCCCTCAGTGAGGCAACCGTTCCGCGGGTTACCGTGATTACCAGAAAGGCCTATGGAGGTGCCTATGACGTGATGAACTCAAAGCACATTGGTGCGGACTTTAACTTTGCATGGCCCACGGCAGAGATTGCGGTAATGGGCGCCAAAGGGGCCAGTGAAATCATTTTTAGGCGGGAGATTGCCGCTGCCGAAGACCCAGAGGCCAAACTGAAAGAAAAAGAGGCCGAGTATGCCGAAAAGTTTGCCAACCCTTATCGGGCGGCCCGCCGTGGGTTTATCGATGAGGTGATTTTACCTGAGAACACACGCCGTAAATTGATAAAGGCCTTTGCCATGTTAGAGAAGAAAAAGGTGAAGCCCCCTAAAAAGAAGCATGGGAATATACCTTTGTAG
- the accC gene encoding acetyl-CoA carboxylase biotin carboxylase subunit yields MDKILIANRGEIAIRVMKTAKKMGIKTVAVFSEADRNAPHVRFADEAVCIGPPPSNQSYLLGDKIIEIAKELDVDGIHPGYGFLSENADFAEAVEKNGITFIGPKSHAIRVMGSKLAAKEAVKKYDIPMVPGIDEAITDVDKAHEIAKEIGFPVLIKASAGGGGKGMRIVDREENLEPQMTRAISEATSAFGDGSVFIEKYVTSPRHIEIQVMADTHGNILHFFERECSIQRRHQKVVEEAPSSILTPELRKKMGIAATKVAKACDYVGAGTVEFLMDADLNFYFLEMNTRLQVEHPVSELISGVDLVELQIKVARGEKLDIKQEDLKINGHAMELRVYAEDPLNDFLPSVGRLQRYRIPVGEGIRVDNGFEEGMDIPIYYDPMLAKLITYGKTREESIALMVQAIEAYEVEGIQTTLPFGAFVMQHEAFRSGKFDTHFVKNYYSPEAIQKNKEEETKIAAMMALKTYFEDKIQLRIPTN; encoded by the coding sequence ATGGACAAAATTTTGATTGCCAATCGGGGCGAGATTGCCATCAGGGTCATGAAAACGGCCAAAAAGATGGGCATAAAAACCGTTGCCGTCTTTTCGGAAGCCGACCGTAACGCTCCACACGTTCGTTTTGCCGATGAAGCGGTCTGTATCGGTCCGCCACCCTCTAACCAGTCCTATTTGCTGGGAGACAAAATAATCGAGATAGCCAAAGAGTTGGATGTCGACGGTATTCACCCCGGGTACGGATTTTTGAGCGAGAACGCCGATTTTGCCGAGGCGGTTGAAAAGAACGGTATCACCTTTATCGGGCCCAAATCGCATGCCATCCGAGTGATGGGAAGCAAGTTGGCCGCCAAGGAAGCCGTTAAAAAATATGACATTCCCATGGTACCCGGTATCGACGAGGCCATTACCGATGTCGACAAAGCCCATGAAATAGCAAAAGAAATCGGTTTTCCGGTTTTGATAAAGGCTTCGGCCGGTGGCGGTGGCAAGGGGATGCGCATCGTTGACCGCGAAGAGAACCTTGAACCGCAGATGACACGGGCCATCAGCGAGGCAACTTCGGCCTTTGGCGATGGTTCGGTCTTTATTGAAAAATATGTTACCTCACCGCGTCACATTGAAATTCAGGTGATGGCCGATACCCACGGTAACATCCTCCATTTTTTTGAGCGGGAATGCAGCATTCAGCGTCGGCACCAGAAGGTGGTCGAAGAGGCGCCCTCATCGATATTGACCCCCGAATTAAGAAAAAAAATGGGCATTGCTGCGACCAAAGTGGCCAAAGCCTGTGATTACGTGGGGGCGGGCACGGTAGAATTTCTGATGGATGCCGACCTCAATTTCTATTTCTTGGAGATGAACACCCGCCTACAGGTCGAACACCCCGTATCTGAATTGATTTCTGGGGTCGATCTAGTCGAACTACAGATCAAGGTCGCGCGAGGCGAAAAGCTCGATATCAAACAGGAAGACCTTAAAATCAATGGCCATGCAATGGAACTTCGGGTGTATGCCGAAGATCCCTTGAATGATTTCTTGCCCAGTGTCGGCAGATTGCAACGGTACCGAATTCCAGTAGGTGAGGGGATAAGGGTCGATAACGGTTTTGAAGAGGGCATGGACATCCCCATCTATTACGACCCCATGTTGGCCAAATTGATCACCTACGGAAAAACAAGGGAAGAGTCCATAGCGCTTATGGTCCAGGCCATTGAGGCCTATGAGGTCGAAGGGATACAGACCACGCTTCCGTTCGGGGCTTTTGTCATGCAGCACGAAGCTTTTAGGTCAGGCAAGTTTGACACCCATTTTGTAAAGAATTATTATTCACCCGAGGCCATCCAAAAAAATAAAGAAGAAGAGACAAAAATTGCAGCAATGATGGCCCTCAAGACCTATTTCGAAGATAAAATACAACTAAGAATTCCAACAAACTGA
- a CDS encoding acetyl-CoA carboxylase biotin carboxyl carrier protein subunit, with protein sequence MGKPHKLKVNDQYEFQLSDSDLSALDVVKTKDKSYHLLENSKSYHLVLESSDYINKTYRFRVNGSVYTVDIENPLDGLIKDMGFAVGSGAKVYKIEAPMPGLILEVSVKNGQEVKEGDNLLILEAMKMENVITSPRDGTIKKIMVKQGQAVEKKTVLITFED encoded by the coding sequence ATGGGAAAACCTCATAAACTAAAAGTCAACGACCAGTACGAATTTCAACTTTCCGATAGTGACCTCTCCGCTTTGGATGTCGTAAAGACAAAAGACAAATCGTACCATTTGTTGGAAAACAGCAAGTCGTACCACCTGGTTTTAGAATCTAGCGACTATATCAACAAAACCTACAGGTTTAGGGTAAACGGCAGTGTATACACGGTCGATATTGAAAATCCGTTGGATGGCCTCATCAAAGACATGGGCTTTGCCGTGGGGTCGGGTGCCAAAGTCTATAAGATCGAGGCGCCCATGCCCGGACTGATCTTAGAAGTATCCGTTAAGAACGGACAAGAGGTCAAAGAGGGCGACAACCTATTGATTTTGGAGGCCATGAAGATGGAAAATGTAATCACCTCACCGCGTGACGGCACCATCAAAAAAATAATGGTCAAGCAAGGGCAAGCCGTTGAAAAGAAAACAGTTTTGATCACTTTTGAAGATTGA
- the udk gene encoding uridine kinase: protein MLVIGIAGGTGCGKTTVVKQIVDELPKNQVVVISQDSYYKDLSHLTKEERGQVNFDHPNSIDFDLLIDHVKSLKKGEPIEIPVYSFVEETRMPETVTAEPREVVIVEGILVLSNPALRELFDIKIYVHADSDERLIRRLQRDIKERGHDLEKVLHRYQTAVKPMHNQFIEPSKEFADIIIPNNHYNTVAVDMVRTIINNKLA, encoded by the coding sequence ATGCTCGTTATTGGTATCGCCGGTGGAACAGGATGTGGAAAGACGACCGTTGTCAAACAGATTGTCGATGAATTGCCCAAAAACCAAGTGGTGGTCATCTCTCAAGACTCCTACTACAAAGACCTTTCGCACTTGACCAAAGAAGAGCGCGGGCAGGTGAATTTTGACCATCCGAATTCCATTGATTTTGATTTACTGATCGACCATGTAAAGTCACTGAAAAAGGGAGAACCCATTGAAATTCCTGTCTATTCGTTTGTTGAAGAGACACGAATGCCCGAAACCGTTACTGCCGAACCCCGCGAAGTGGTGATCGTTGAAGGTATTTTGGTGTTGAGCAACCCTGCGCTGCGCGAACTGTTCGATATAAAGATCTACGTGCACGCCGATTCTGACGAACGATTGATCCGAAGGCTTCAACGGGATATTAAAGAAAGGGGGCACGATCTGGAAAAGGTGCTGCACCGTTACCAAACCGCTGTAAAGCCCATGCACAACCAGTTTATTGAGCCCTCAAAAGAGTTTGCCGACATCATCATACCCAACAACCATTACAATACGGTGGCCGTCGACATGGTTCGCACCATAATCAACAACAAATTGGCATGA
- a CDS encoding FtsB family cell division protein — MGWKKLKEKKWFKFFTNTYILVLTIFVVWMAFFDTNSLLIHHELNQEIKKLERQKQFLEAEIAKDREVLKKLSSDDELEKYAREKYYMQKEGEEIFLIEYEDSLKNSKGKTKD, encoded by the coding sequence ATGGGCTGGAAAAAATTAAAGGAAAAAAAATGGTTCAAGTTCTTTACGAACACCTACATTCTGGTGTTGACCATTTTTGTGGTGTGGATGGCCTTTTTTGACACCAATTCACTGTTGATCCACCACGAGCTCAACCAAGAAATAAAAAAACTTGAGCGACAGAAACAATTTTTGGAAGCAGAGATTGCCAAAGATAGAGAGGTATTGAAGAAATTGTCGAGCGATGACGAACTCGAAAAATATGCCCGCGAGAAATACTATATGCAAAAAGAAGGTGAGGAAATCTTTTTGATCGAATACGAGGATAGCCTGAAGAACAGCAAGGGTAAAACTAAAGATTGA
- a CDS encoding methylmalonyl-CoA mutase subunit beta: protein MKENSMFDEFEPVSAKQWKQKIQVDLKGADYNESLVWETLEGIAVKPFYHSEDLENKKPYPLSVPKTFKIAEMVEIGDAPQTKQQVLNALDKGAESLWLRVKNPSILWQDVLAGVDLKDIALYFEFTFFDGDAILRLMKFFDGKTQLHLMLDPIGNLAKTGNWSGQTPDDLELLVQILGQANNVGVGSVLAVDTAIYQNAGANMVQQLAYALAHVNEYLNQWANSSEREDSLPVIFEVAVGGNYFFEIAKLRALRLLWGTLAKEFGLKDDCHILAVPSKRNKTLYDYNVNMLRTTTECMSAILGGANTVCNLAYDALYHDKNDFADRIARNQLLILKNESYFDGAASAAEGSYYIETLTNQLAEKSLELFKQLEKAGGFLNQLKEGTIQRKIKESAAKEQRLLDEGKLVLVGTNKYPNADDKMKNELTKQPFTKARNEKTLIEPIVPKRLAEKLEKERLDKEG, encoded by the coding sequence ATGAAAGAAAATTCTATGTTCGATGAATTCGAACCGGTTTCGGCCAAACAGTGGAAACAAAAGATCCAAGTCGATCTAAAAGGTGCCGACTATAACGAAAGCTTGGTTTGGGAAACTTTGGAAGGCATCGCGGTAAAACCCTTTTACCACTCTGAAGACCTTGAAAACAAGAAGCCCTACCCACTATCGGTGCCCAAGACTTTCAAAATTGCCGAGATGGTGGAAATCGGGGATGCCCCACAGACCAAACAGCAGGTTTTGAATGCCTTAGACAAAGGTGCGGAAAGTCTTTGGTTACGGGTAAAAAATCCTTCGATATTATGGCAAGATGTTTTAGCGGGAGTTGATCTAAAAGATATTGCCCTCTACTTTGAGTTTACTTTTTTTGACGGGGATGCCATTTTACGATTGATGAAATTTTTTGATGGTAAAACACAACTGCACCTTATGCTTGACCCGATTGGAAATTTGGCCAAAACGGGCAATTGGTCTGGCCAAACACCGGACGACCTTGAATTATTGGTCCAAATACTCGGCCAGGCAAACAATGTTGGCGTAGGTTCTGTATTGGCGGTAGACACTGCAATCTACCAAAATGCCGGTGCCAACATGGTACAACAATTGGCGTATGCACTCGCACATGTAAATGAATACTTGAATCAATGGGCAAATTCATCCGAAAGGGAAGATTCATTACCTGTCATATTCGAAGTGGCCGTGGGAGGCAACTATTTCTTTGAAATCGCCAAGCTTCGCGCATTGCGACTGCTTTGGGGGACCCTTGCCAAGGAATTCGGGCTAAAAGACGATTGCCACATTCTCGCAGTGCCCAGCAAACGCAATAAAACCCTGTACGATTACAATGTGAACATGCTTCGAACCACCACCGAGTGCATGTCGGCCATACTGGGTGGCGCAAATACCGTTTGCAACCTAGCCTATGATGCCCTATATCATGACAAGAACGACTTTGCCGATCGTATTGCACGCAACCAACTCTTGATATTAAAGAACGAGAGCTATTTTGATGGGGCCGCCTCGGCAGCCGAAGGTTCCTATTACATAGAGACCCTAACGAACCAGCTAGCCGAAAAAAGCCTTGAACTGTTCAAACAGCTCGAGAAAGCCGGTGGTTTTCTAAATCAATTGAAGGAAGGCACCATACAGCGAAAAATTAAGGAAAGTGCAGCCAAGGAACAGCGACTGCTCGATGAGGGCAAATTGGTATTGGTGGGAACCAACAAATACCCGAATGCCGATGATAAAATGAAAAACGAACTGACCAAACAGCCTTTTACCAAAGCCAGAAACGAAAAGACTTTGATCGAACCGATTGTGCCCAAAAGACTGGCTGAAAAATTGGAGAAAGAACGGCTAGACAAGGAAGGTTAA
- a CDS encoding ParA family protein has translation MGKIIAIANQKGGVGKTTTTVNLAASLGVLEKKVLLIDADPQANATSGLGIDVESIEKGTYQLLEHTLQAGEVIIQTDSPNVDLIPAHIDLVAIEIELVDKDNREYMMKEAIKGLKQLYDYILIDCAPSLGLLTLNALTAADSVMIPIQCEYFALEGLGKLLNTVKSVQKIHNMDLDIEGMLLTMYDSRLRLSNQVVEEVRKHFGDMVFNTIIQRNVRLSEAPSYGESIIKYDASSKGAANYLNLANELLKKNKEKV, from the coding sequence ATGGGCAAGATAATTGCTATTGCAAACCAGAAGGGTGGTGTGGGCAAAACCACTACCACCGTAAACCTAGCAGCCTCACTAGGTGTTTTGGAGAAAAAAGTGCTGTTGATAGATGCCGACCCCCAGGCGAACGCAACTTCTGGTCTGGGCATTGATGTCGAAAGCATCGAAAAAGGCACTTATCAATTGCTGGAACATACGTTGCAGGCCGGGGAGGTGATCATTCAGACCGATTCGCCAAATGTTGACCTGATTCCCGCCCACATTGATTTGGTGGCCATCGAAATCGAACTGGTCGATAAAGACAATCGTGAGTACATGATGAAAGAGGCCATTAAGGGGCTGAAACAGCTGTATGACTATATTCTGATAGACTGTGCGCCCTCATTGGGCTTATTGACACTGAATGCCCTTACGGCGGCCGACTCGGTTATGATACCGATCCAGTGCGAATACTTTGCACTCGAGGGACTTGGCAAACTGTTGAACACGGTCAAAAGCGTACAGAAAATCCACAACATGGACCTCGATATCGAGGGGATGTTGCTCACCATGTACGACTCTAGGCTTCGTTTATCGAACCAGGTGGTCGAAGAGGTACGCAAACATTTCGGCGACATGGTGTTCAATACCATTATTCAAAGGAATGTACGGTTGAGCGAGGCACCCAGCTATGGCGAGAGCATTATCAAGTATGATGCAAGCAGTAAAGGTGCTGCCAATTATCTGAACCTTGCCAATGAACTGTTGAAAAAAAACAAGGAAAAAGTCTAG
- a CDS encoding ParB/RepB/Spo0J family partition protein, producing the protein MAKATKKQALGRGLSALLSDPENDIKSANDKNADKVIGSVVELDIDAIEVNPFQPRSNFNDEALKELASSIKELGIIQPITVRKLDFNKYQLVSGERRYRASKLVGLKTIPAYIRIANDQESLEMALVENIQRQDLDPIEIALSYQRLIEEVQVTQEQLSERVGKKRSTISNYLRLLKLDPIIQTGMRDGFISMGHGRALINIEKPKDQIRIYEQVVAEGLSVRETEKLVKSYQQATDGKKAAKSGKASKKLPDYVADSLDEISEHLEAKVDITATPKGKGKIIIPFHSKEEFRRLKKILAGE; encoded by the coding sequence ATGGCGAAAGCAACCAAAAAACAGGCGCTGGGCAGGGGTCTGTCTGCCCTTTTGAGCGACCCTGAGAATGATATTAAATCGGCGAACGATAAGAATGCGGATAAGGTCATAGGTAGTGTTGTCGAGCTCGACATCGATGCCATTGAGGTCAATCCGTTCCAGCCGAGGTCAAACTTCAACGACGAGGCCCTGAAAGAACTGGCCAGTAGTATCAAAGAACTGGGCATCATACAGCCCATTACTGTTCGAAAACTCGATTTTAACAAGTACCAATTGGTGTCGGGCGAGCGCCGTTACCGTGCGTCGAAATTGGTCGGTCTAAAGACAATTCCCGCCTATATTCGAATAGCAAACGATCAAGAGTCGCTTGAAATGGCCTTGGTCGAGAACATTCAGCGGCAAGACCTTGACCCCATCGAGATCGCCCTTTCGTACCAACGGTTGATCGAAGAGGTGCAGGTTACCCAAGAGCAGTTGAGCGAACGGGTGGGCAAAAAGCGTTCGACCATCTCCAATTACCTCAGGCTTTTGAAATTGGACCCCATCATACAAACCGGTATGCGCGATGGTTTCATCAGTATGGGTCATGGCAGGGCCTTAATCAACATAGAAAAGCCAAAAGACCAGATACGCATTTACGAACAGGTGGTGGCCGAGGGGCTTTCAGTGCGTGAAACGGAAAAACTGGTCAAATCGTATCAACAGGCAACAGATGGCAAAAAGGCGGCAAAAAGCGGGAAGGCTTCGAAAAAACTTCCCGATTATGTGGCCGATAGCCTTGACGAGATCAGTGAACACCTTGAAGCCAAAGTAGATATCACCGCCACCCCAAAAGGAAAAGGCAAGATCATCATTCCCTTTCATTCAAAGGAAGAATTCAGACGTTTAAAAAAAATCTTGGCAGGTGAATAA
- a CDS encoding DUF5683 domain-containing protein — MNKRLGIVCLFLFLGNIVFCQEDDKKGDEKVKDSLSAEFKKKGVVVEAASFERQAINPLAPSKAAFYSAVLPGLGQIYNKRYWKAPIVWGAIGTGIYVYSFNNGEYNRYRDAFKRRKAGFTDDEFFDLGAPDEGKTEPDVSDSALEDAQERFQRDRDLALLITIALYALNIIDANVDAHLKQYNVDENLSFDIRPYLDINPVSSNPNYGLTMTLKF; from the coding sequence GTGAATAAGAGATTAGGCATCGTATGCTTGTTCCTGTTTTTGGGAAACATCGTTTTTTGTCAGGAAGACGACAAAAAAGGTGATGAAAAAGTAAAAGATTCCCTGTCTGCCGAGTTCAAGAAAAAGGGCGTTGTGGTCGAGGCAGCATCGTTTGAACGTCAGGCCATCAACCCATTGGCCCCGAGCAAGGCCGCTTTCTATTCGGCCGTACTGCCCGGTCTGGGTCAAATCTACAACAAACGTTACTGGAAAGCCCCGATTGTATGGGGGGCCATCGGTACCGGCATTTATGTGTATTCATTCAATAATGGTGAATACAATCGCTACCGTGATGCCTTTAAACGAAGAAAGGCCGGGTTTACCGATGATGAATTTTTTGACTTGGGGGCACCCGATGAGGGAAAGACCGAGCCAGACGTTTCAGATTCAGCCCTTGAAGATGCCCAAGAACGTTTTCAACGCGATCGTGATCTGGCTTTGTTGATCACCATTGCCCTGTATGCCCTCAACATTATCGATGCAAACGTAGATGCGCATTTGAAACAATACAATGTTGATGAGAACCTCAGCTTTGACATACGGCCCTACCTAGATATAAATCCAGTGAGCTCCAATCCGAATTATGGACTCACAATGACCCTAAAATTTTGA
- the dapB gene encoding 4-hydroxy-tetrahydrodipicolinate reductase, translating to MKIGLFGYGKMGRMIEQLAVERNHQIVAKVDVDTQQIDFQSIDCAIDFSTPDAAFDNIKSCIDHGVPVVSGTTGWLDQYDEAVAHCKQKNGALIYASNFSLGVNLFFELNEKLAKMMAPLENYRVSMEEVHHVHKLDAPSGTAITLAEGIIENSDYNNWTLGKAKETEIAIKVKRENEVPGTHVVTYKSEVDSIDIKHTAHNRKGFALGALIAAEWLVGKTGVFTMRDVLNL from the coding sequence GTGAAAATAGGTCTGTTCGGATACGGCAAAATGGGAAGGATGATAGAGCAGCTCGCAGTGGAGAGAAACCACCAAATTGTCGCCAAAGTAGATGTCGATACCCAACAAATCGACTTTCAATCAATTGATTGCGCCATCGACTTCAGTACGCCAGATGCTGCTTTTGACAATATCAAAAGTTGTATCGACCATGGGGTTCCAGTGGTGTCTGGTACTACCGGGTGGCTTGACCAATATGACGAGGCCGTTGCCCACTGCAAACAGAAAAATGGGGCGCTCATATACGCCAGCAATTTTAGTCTGGGGGTCAACCTGTTTTTTGAGTTGAACGAAAAACTGGCAAAAATGATGGCTCCTCTTGAAAACTACAGGGTATCTATGGAAGAAGTGCACCATGTGCACAAATTGGACGCCCCCAGCGGAACCGCCATCACCTTGGCCGAGGGCATTATCGAAAACTCAGATTATAACAATTGGACCTTGGGAAAAGCCAAGGAAACCGAAATTGCCATCAAAGTAAAACGTGAAAACGAAGTACCCGGCACACACGTGGTTACTTACAAGAGCGAAGTCGACAGTATAGATATCAAACATACCGCCCATAACCGAAAGGGCTTTGCCCTAGGTGCATTGATAGCGGCCGAATGGCTAGTGGGCAAAACGGGGGTCTTTACAATGAGAGATGTGTTAAACCTTTGA
- the lepB gene encoding signal peptidase I, giving the protein MNTTQWIIFILIVQVIHFLGTWKLYIKAGRKAWEAAVPIYNGIVLMKIIKRPKWWVVLLFIPIINLLMFPVVWVETIRSFGKNKIWDTWLVILTLGFYIYYLNYVEDVQYVQDRSLKPRSALGEWVSSIVFAIVAATFVHTYFIQPYVIPTGSLERTLRVGDFLFVSKMHYGARVPMTTIAVPMVHDTIPGLGIRSYLNKPQLPYMRLPGFQKVKRTDLVVISWPADTVRVFFKAEEAVKKPIDKKSNYVKRCTAVPGDSLEIINGRVHINGEPLQLPDRAKLMFNRIVYSQKGVSSKLLNEVGADDFFRFYVPAGLTQNQINILRQYGYQIVADESGKPKIITDEEGLPIELIRQLRLSLKEETPKQRIANMTDEMVRKLEQHASIDSVVMEVEPAGKAGYKTFPQSPFYQWNTDNFGPIYIPEKGATVEINKKTIPLYKKVIRDYEHNDVVVKGDQVFINGKEAHSYTFKQDYYWMMGDNRDHSEDSRAWGYVPENHIVGKPVFIWMSFDNFDKGIAKWRPRWDRFFTTVGGSGEPVSYLKYFLMLLAGWFIFDFFRKRKKSNSKS; this is encoded by the coding sequence ATGAACACAACACAGTGGATCATTTTCATCCTTATAGTACAGGTCATTCATTTCTTGGGAACTTGGAAACTGTATATAAAAGCGGGTCGTAAAGCATGGGAAGCTGCAGTACCCATATACAACGGCATCGTATTGATGAAGATTATCAAAAGGCCCAAGTGGTGGGTAGTCTTGTTGTTCATACCCATTATCAACCTTTTGATGTTTCCCGTGGTATGGGTCGAGACCATACGCAGTTTTGGCAAAAACAAAATCTGGGATACTTGGCTGGTTATTCTTACCCTGGGCTTTTATATCTATTACCTGAATTATGTGGAAGACGTGCAATACGTGCAAGACCGAAGCCTGAAGCCCCGATCAGCTTTGGGCGAATGGGTAAGCTCCATCGTTTTTGCCATTGTGGCCGCCACATTTGTACACACCTATTTCATTCAACCCTATGTGATCCCTACAGGATCTCTTGAGCGAACCCTTCGAGTCGGCGACTTTTTGTTCGTCAGCAAAATGCACTACGGTGCCCGTGTGCCCATGACCACCATTGCAGTGCCCATGGTTCACGATACCATACCTGGGCTGGGAATACGTTCGTACTTGAACAAACCACAATTGCCTTATATGAGGCTTCCGGGATTTCAAAAGGTCAAAAGAACTGATCTGGTCGTAATAAGCTGGCCTGCCGATACCGTACGGGTATTTTTTAAGGCTGAGGAAGCAGTAAAAAAACCCATCGACAAAAAATCAAATTACGTAAAACGCTGTACCGCGGTGCCGGGCGACTCATTGGAAATCATCAACGGCAGGGTGCATATCAACGGTGAACCCTTGCAACTTCCCGATAGGGCAAAACTCATGTTCAACCGTATCGTATATTCGCAAAAAGGGGTATCGAGCAAGTTGCTCAATGAGGTAGGAGCCGATGATTTCTTCAGGTTTTATGTGCCGGCTGGTCTTACCCAGAACCAAATCAATATCTTAAGGCAATATGGTTATCAAATTGTGGCAGATGAAAGCGGCAAGCCCAAAATCATTACTGACGAAGAAGGTCTTCCCATAGAATTGATCCGACAATTGCGGTTATCGTTAAAAGAGGAAACCCCCAAACAACGGATTGCCAATATGACCGATGAAATGGTGCGCAAATTGGAACAGCATGCCAGTATCGATTCAGTGGTCATGGAAGTCGAACCTGCGGGCAAGGCCGGGTATAAGACGTTTCCCCAGAGTCCGTTCTACCAATGGAACACTGATAACTTTGGCCCTATCTACATTCCTGAAAAGGGAGCCACCGTGGAAATAAACAAGAAAACCATCCCGCTTTACAAAAAGGTGATAAGGGATTACGAGCACAACGATGTGGTGGTCAAAGGCGACCAAGTTTTCATCAATGGCAAGGAAGCCCATTCATATACCTTTAAACAAGATTATTACTGGATGATGGGAGACAACCGCGATCATTCTGAAGACAGCCGCGCATGGGGCTATGTACCCGAAAACCATATTGTGGGCAAACCTGTTTTCATATGGATGAGTTTCGACAATTTTGACAAGGGAATTGCCAAATGGCGCCCACGGTGGGACCGCTTTTTTACCACTGTCGGTGGTAGCGGTGAACCGGTTTCTTACCTCAAGTACTTTTTGATGCTGCTGGCGGGTTGGTTCATTTTTGATTTCTTTAGGAAGCGAAAAAAGTCGAACTCAAAATCGTAG